A region of Ornithorhynchus anatinus isolate Pmale09 chromosome 5, mOrnAna1.pri.v4, whole genome shotgun sequence DNA encodes the following proteins:
- the APOE gene encoding apolipoprotein E yields the protein MKLLWALFAVALLAGCQADPLPLDQDLGLGAGNTQQPWEETVERFWSYVVQVQNMAYDMHDKAVNSQINKEINSLLEDTATEFNALKEQLEPAVEDTRARVHKELTAVVDRLQGDLQEAKERVTQYETEIQAMVGQNVEELRSRTASQLRKLRKRITKDAEELRRRITVYGTGAREGMERGVGVFRERLEPIGQRIQAKGQERVQVMGELVSQQVKDLGSKVQGYGEQVKEKIQELQGQVRGRLMKAGEDTRDKLDDLKEKLEEMKEKVEQQANEVREQLEKIQEQLRSWFQPLVQDVQTQWSNLLEKVQGIKEPVPEE from the exons GCTGCCAGGCAGATCCTCTCCCTCTGGATCAGGATCTGGGGCTTGGGGCTGGGAACACTCAGCAGCCATGGGAGGAGACGGTGGAGCGCTTCTGGAGCTACGTGGTCCAGGTCCAGAACATGGCATACGACATGCACGACAAGGCCGTTAACTCTCAGATCAACAAGGAGATCAA ctCGCTCTTGGAAGATACGGCAACCGAGTTCAACGCCTTGAAGGAGCAGCTGGAGCCGGCAGTGGAAGACACCCGGGCCcgcgtccacaaggagctgacggccGTGGTGGACCGGCTCCAGGGAGACCTGCAGGAGGCCAAGGAGCGGGTGACCCAGTACGAGACGGAGATCCAGGCCATGGTGGGTCAGAACGTGGAGGAGCTCCGCAGCCGCACCGCCTCCCAGCTCCGCAAGCTCCGCAAACGCATCACCAAGGACGCCGAGGAGCTCCGACGCCGCATCACCGTCTACGGcaccggggcccgggaggggatgGAGCGGGGGGTCGGAGTCTTCCGGGAGCGACTGGAGCCCATCGGTCAGCGGATCCAAGCCAAGGGCCAGGAGCGGGTTCAGGTGATGGGAGAACTGGTCAGTCAGCAGGTCAAAGATCTGGGCTCGAAGGTGCAGGGCTACGGGGAGCAGGTGAAGGAGAAGATTCAGGAGCTGCAGGGCCAGGTCAGGGGGCGGCTGATGAAGGCGGGCGAGGACACCCGGGACAAACTGGACGACCTGaaggagaagctggaggagatgaaggagaagGTGGAGCAGCAAGCCAACGAGGTGCGTGAgcagctggagaagatacaggagcAGTTGAGGAGCTGGTTCCAGCCTCTCGTCCAAGACGTCCAGACCCAGTGGAGCAACCTGCTGGAGAAGGTGCAGGGCATCAAGGAACCGGTGCCCGAAGAATGA